The genome window AGAAGATAATAACTATATAAATTGAATAGGGTTATATGGAGGTTTAAAGATGAAAGTATCTTCTAGTTTAAATGATAATATTAAAACATTAAAAAAAACTCTTCCTATAGATAAAAGTTTTGATATAGTTAACAGAGAATGGACAATAGGAAATACAAAGGCTAATTTTGTATTTATAGATGGATTTACTAAAGATCAAATAATGCTATTTATTATGACTAAGCTTCAATCTATAAAAAATATAGATCACATTGATATAGATGTGATAAAAACTCTTTTAAAAAATGATATTCCTTATATAGAAGTTTCTACTTTTTCTGATTTTGAGGATATGAAACCAGCAGTACTTTCAGGAAATACAGCTTTATTTGTAGATGGACAATCAGAAGGTATACTTTTAGATGTAAGAGAATACCCTGTAAGAGGACCCCAAGAGCCTGATTTAGAAAAGGTCACAAGAGGTTCTAGAGATGGATTAGTTGAAACTATAATCTTTAACACAGCTTTAATTAGAAGAAGACTCAGAGACCCAGATTTAATATTCGAACTTACAACTATAGGTTCTCAATCTAAGACTGATGTTGCTATATCTTATATAGACAGTGCTATTAACCACGATTTTTTAGAACAATTAAAAAAGCAATTAGATAAAATTAAAACTAATTCTTTAATTATGGGAGAAAAAACCCTTGAGGAGTTACTTATTAAGAAAAAATGGTTTAACCCACTACCTCAGGTGCGCTTTACGGAAAGACCAGACGTTGTTGCTGCTCATTTATTAGAAGGGCACATAGCTATAATAGTAGACAATTCTCCTAGTGTTATGTTGCTTCCTGTAACAATTTTTCATTTTACTCAACATGCCGAAGACTATTATCAAAATCCAATGGTAGGTACTTATTTAAGGTGGGTTAGATTTATATCTATGATTTCTTCTATGATAATAACTCCATTATGGCTATTTTTAGTGTATAATCCAGAATTATTACCAGACGCATTAAAATTTATAGGTCCATCTAAAGTTGGTCATATTCCTTTATTTATACAGTTTATTTTATTGGAAATAGGGCTCGATACGCTAAGGCTTGCATCTATACATACGCCTAATTCCTTATCTACATCATTGGGAATTATAGGAGGATTAATTCTGAGTGAATTTGCAGTAAAGGTTGGTTGGTTTACTCCAGAGAGCATACTTTATATGGCTATTGCTGCTATTGGAACATTTGCTACACCTAGTATAGAATTTGCTATGGCAATACGAATATTTAGATTGTTTATACTAATCATGACTGGCGTATTTAGAAACGTAGGATTTTTCATATCTTTGATTATAGTATGTACTATAATTTGTACAACTAAGGGTTTTGCAAATCAATCATATTTATGGCCTTTAATTCCATTTAATAAAGATGCTCTTTTAAATATATTATTTAGAAAACCTATAGTAGAAATAAAAAGCAGTAAAAAAGATTAATCTTTTTTACTGCTTTTTACAATAATATATAGAGTTTAGTTTATACTTGTAAGTCTATGCTTAATCCAAGTCTATCTTTAAATATATCAATTATAGGATCAACCTCAATTTCTATAAACTCAATTACTTGTTCAGAAGCTCTACCTATGAAGTTTATAGGATCCATTATAGATAATATTTCATCTTCAGTCATTTTAAACTCAGGATCATTTATTATTCTATCCATCAAATCATTTTGCTTACCTAATTCTTTTACATTTTTAGCAGATTCCATTGAATAAACTCTTATCTTTTCATGAAGATGTTGTCTATCCCCGCCTCTTTTAACTGCTTCCATTAATATAGTTTCTGTAGCCATAAAAGGAAGTTCTTCATCGATATGCTTTTTAATCATATTTTCATATACAACTAGTCCATCAGTAACATTAATACCGATTTCCAATATTGAATCTATAGCAAGGAATGATTGAGCTATACTTAATCTTCTGTTTGCTGAATCATCTAAGGTTCTTTCTAGCCATTGTGTAGAGTGAACTAAAGCTGGGTTTAATGTTTCTGCTATTACATATTTACATAACGAAGAAATTCTTTCACTTCTCATAGGATTTCTTTTATATGCCATGGCAGAAGAGCCTATTTGATTTTTAGCAAAAGGTTCTTCTATTTCTTTTAAACTTTGAAGTATTCTTATATCGTTAGTCATTTTATGCATACTCTGAGCTATAGATGATAAAGTAGATAAAATTTGATGATCTAACTTTCTAGTATAAGTTTGTCCAGTTACTGCATATGATTTTTTAAATCCCATACTAGATGTTACAAGTTCATCTAATTGTTTTACTTTATCATGGTCTCCTTCAAATAAACTTAAAAAACTTGCTTGAGTACCTGTAGTACCTTTTACTCCTCTTAATTTCAAATTCTCTAATCTATTATTTAAATCTTCGAAATCTATTAATAAATCTTGTATCCAAAGACAAGCTCTTTTTCCAACCGTAGTTAGTTGAGCAGCTTGAAAGTGTGTAAATCCAAGAGTAGGTATATTCTTATAGTTAAAAGCAAACTTTTTTAAATTATTAATTAAATTTACAAGCTTGATTAATACTAATTCCATTGCATCTTTCATGATGATAATATCTGTATTATCACCTACATAGGCACTTGTAGCACCTAAATGTATAATGCCTTTAGCAGTCGGACATAAAAGTCCATAAGCTTTAACATGAGACATGACATCGTGTCTTGTTTCCTTCTCGAATTTTTTTGCATCATCAAAATTTATATTATCTATATTAGCTTTAAGTTCTTCAATTTGCTCATCAGTTATATTAATTCCTAATTTCATCTCACATTCAGCAAGAGCAACCCATAATTCTCTCCAAGTTTTAAATTTCTTTTCTGGAGAAAATATGTAACTCATATCTTTGCTTGCGTATCTTTGAATTAAAGGATTTTGATAATAATCGTGTTTTTGCATGATATCCTCCTTGAAATATTTATTTTTTTCATATCACAATAGTATTATACAATATAATGCGAACTTTAACAAATGTTTTTATGATAAACGTAAGGAAAAAACAAAATAAGCTCAATACTATTTAAATAGTATCAAGCTTATTTTACTTCTAATTGCTAAAAAATATTATTAATTTTTTTATATATTAGATAAAGCTTCTTTTATTCTATTTAATCCTTCTATTATATTTTCTTGAGAAGTTGCATACGATAATCTAATATAATTATCATTCCCAAAAGCTACTCCAGGAACAACAGCTACATGAGAGTTTTCTAACAGATAATTTGCAAAGTCCATAGAACTGTTTATATCATAATTACCTAATTTTTTACCTATGACTTTTGATATATTAACCATTACATAAAACGCACCTTTAGGCATATTACATGAAATATTAGGTATATCATTTATAAGTTCAACCATTTTTTTTCTTCTTTGATCAAATTCATTTCTCATATATTCAATTGCAGACTGATCTCCTTCTAAAGCTTCAATTGCAGCATATTGAGCTATAGTGTTAGGATTTGATGTAGCATGGCTTTGGATGTTAGACATTATAATAGCTATTTTTTCATTAGAAGCTGTATATCCTATTCTCCATCCTGTCATAGCGCAGCATTTAGATAATCCATTTACAACTATAGTTAATTCTTTTATCTTTTCATTTAATGAAGCTATACTTATATGTTTCTGATTATCATATATAAGTTTTTCGTAAATCTCATCAGAAACTACTATTATATTATTTTTTACAGCTAACTCTGCAATTTGTTTTAATTCATCTAATGTATATACAGATCCTGTAGGGTTAGATGGACTAGTTAGTATTATAGCTTTAGTTTTATGAGTTATGTTTTTCTTTAAATCATCAATATTGTATTTGAAATCATTGTCTTCATCACAGTCAATTAATATAGGCTTAGCTCCAGCCATTTTAACTAATTCAGGGTAGCTTACCCAGTATGGGGTAGATATTATAACCTCATCTTCAGGATTGCAAATAGCTTGGAATATATTATACAAAGAATGTTTTGCACCATTAGATACAATTATTTCTTTTGAATTATAAACAAGGTTATTGTCTACTTTTAACTTATTGCATATAGCATTTTTAAGAGCTGGCATACCAGAAGCTGCTGTATACCCTATGTTATTGTTTTGAATTACATCAATAGCTTTGTTTCTTATGTTTTCAGGAGTATTGAAGTCAGGTTCTCCTACACTAAAACTTATAACCTTAATACCATCTTCTTGCATTTTTTTAGCTTTAGCACTTATAGCTAAAGTTAATGATGATGAAATATTGCTATGTTTAATTGAAAGTTCCATAATATCTCTCCTATCTAATATATAACTATATTTAAATCTAATTTTATTATATCAAAAGTTAGTAAAATTTAGATAATAAATCTAAATAATTCTTATAACATATTTTTTTTATAAAATCATTATTATAATTTCTTTTTAATAGTTCATCTATTATTAAGTATAAATATGTACAATCTTTTAAAGGATTTATAACATTGCATCCATCAAAATCTGATCCAAACCCTACACATTCACTTCCACCTATATATATTATTCTCTCTATATGATCTACTAACGAACTTATATTCTTAGCTTTTCCAACAAATTCTTCATAAAAATTAATACCTATTATTCCGTTGATTTTGGAAAGTTCTTTTATTTGATCATCTGTTAAGTTTCTTTTATGTTCATTTATATGATTACTTAAAGAATGAGAAGCTATTATAGGTTGTTTAGTCAATTGTAGAACATCATAAAATGTTTTATAAGAAGCGTGAGAAACATCTATTATTATGTTCATGTTATTCATAGTATTTATAACAGATCTACCAAAATCAGTTAATCCAAAATCAATACTTTCCATTGTGCCACAAGCCACTTTGTTTTTATAGTTCCAAGTTAGAGTTAATGATTTTACTCCTAATATATTTAATGATTTTATTATTTCTATATTGTCATCTATTATATGAGCTCCTTCTATGGAAATAATAATTCCTACTATATTATCATTATTCATGACATAATCTAAATCACTTTTATTTTTTATTATTTTTATATTATCACTATTTTTTTCATATTCATGCAATTTATTTATATATCCTATAGCTTTAAAATAGGAATCTGGAAAGGGAATGGTATAATCTATGTATACAGCCATAAATTGAATTTTAACATTGGATTTTAATAATTTCTGCAAATTTATATGAGTAATATCATTATCATAAAAAGACAAATTATTGTCTTCTATTCTTGTTACACTATCACAATGGCTATCTATTATTTTATATTTCATTTATTTCACCTCTTTCTATTATTATAATAACTATGCTATTTATTATTTTTTGATTTATATATATTTAATTCATCATCATCTATAATATAATCAATATCATCACTATCTACAAAATTCATAACGTATTTATATCGCGTTGCATAGTTCTTATCACTCCATCCCAATTTTTCTTTTACATTTTCATCTTTTAATCCAGATTTTAAAGAAAATGTGGCAAAAGAGTGTCTAAAGTCTTTTGCTGAGTAATTACTAAGACCAGCCATAGACAAAGCATTTTTTACTATAAGTCTTACATTTCTATCAGTAATTGTGTTACTATTTCTACTTTTGAAAACAAAATCGTCAATACTAGTAATTTGTATAGATTCTTTATAATCCATAATCAAATCCCATGAATACGAGGGCAGTTCCACTATGCGTTCTTTTTTTTGATTCCCTATTTTACATG of Tepidibacter aestuarii contains these proteins:
- a CDS encoding spore germination protein, producing MKVSSSLNDNIKTLKKTLPIDKSFDIVNREWTIGNTKANFVFIDGFTKDQIMLFIMTKLQSIKNIDHIDIDVIKTLLKNDIPYIEVSTFSDFEDMKPAVLSGNTALFVDGQSEGILLDVREYPVRGPQEPDLEKVTRGSRDGLVETIIFNTALIRRRLRDPDLIFELTTIGSQSKTDVAISYIDSAINHDFLEQLKKQLDKIKTNSLIMGEKTLEELLIKKKWFNPLPQVRFTERPDVVAAHLLEGHIAIIVDNSPSVMLLPVTIFHFTQHAEDYYQNPMVGTYLRWVRFISMISSMIITPLWLFLVYNPELLPDALKFIGPSKVGHIPLFIQFILLEIGLDTLRLASIHTPNSLSTSLGIIGGLILSEFAVKVGWFTPESILYMAIAAIGTFATPSIEFAMAIRIFRLFILIMTGVFRNVGFFISLIIVCTIICTTKGFANQSYLWPLIPFNKDALLNILFRKPIVEIKSSKKD
- the purB gene encoding adenylosuccinate lyase: MQKHDYYQNPLIQRYASKDMSYIFSPEKKFKTWRELWVALAECEMKLGINITDEQIEELKANIDNINFDDAKKFEKETRHDVMSHVKAYGLLCPTAKGIIHLGATSAYVGDNTDIIIMKDAMELVLIKLVNLINNLKKFAFNYKNIPTLGFTHFQAAQLTTVGKRACLWIQDLLIDFEDLNNRLENLKLRGVKGTTGTQASFLSLFEGDHDKVKQLDELVTSSMGFKKSYAVTGQTYTRKLDHQILSTLSSIAQSMHKMTNDIRILQSLKEIEEPFAKNQIGSSAMAYKRNPMRSERISSLCKYVIAETLNPALVHSTQWLERTLDDSANRRLSIAQSFLAIDSILEIGINVTDGLVVYENMIKKHIDEELPFMATETILMEAVKRGGDRQHLHEKIRVYSMESAKNVKELGKQNDLMDRIINDPEFKMTEDEILSIMDPINFIGRASEQVIEFIEIEVDPIIDIFKDRLGLSIDLQV
- a CDS encoding pyridoxal phosphate-dependent aminotransferase, which produces MELSIKHSNISSSLTLAISAKAKKMQEDGIKVISFSVGEPDFNTPENIRNKAIDVIQNNNIGYTAASGMPALKNAICNKLKVDNNLVYNSKEIIVSNGAKHSLYNIFQAICNPEDEVIISTPYWVSYPELVKMAGAKPILIDCDEDNDFKYNIDDLKKNITHKTKAIILTSPSNPTGSVYTLDELKQIAELAVKNNIIVVSDEIYEKLIYDNQKHISIASLNEKIKELTIVVNGLSKCCAMTGWRIGYTASNEKIAIIMSNIQSHATSNPNTIAQYAAIEALEGDQSAIEYMRNEFDQRRKKMVELINDIPNISCNMPKGAFYVMVNISKVIGKKLGNYDINSSMDFANYLLENSHVAVVPGVAFGNDNYIRLSYATSQENIIEGLNRIKEALSNI
- a CDS encoding dipeptidase yields the protein MKYKIIDSHCDSVTRIEDNNLSFYDNDITHINLQKLLKSNVKIQFMAVYIDYTIPFPDSYFKAIGYINKLHEYEKNSDNIKIIKNKSDLDYVMNNDNIVGIIISIEGAHIIDDNIEIIKSLNILGVKSLTLTWNYKNKVACGTMESIDFGLTDFGRSVINTMNNMNIIIDVSHASYKTFYDVLQLTKQPIIASHSLSNHINEHKRNLTDDQIKELSKINGIIGINFYEEFVGKAKNISSLVDHIERIIYIGGSECVGFGSDFDGCNVINPLKDCTYLYLIIDELLKRNYNNDFIKKICYKNYLDLLSKFY